A single region of the Thermotoga profunda AZM34c06 genome encodes:
- the der gene encoding ribosome biogenesis GTPase Der, producing the protein MAVVVIAGRTNVGKSTLFNRLIGKRKAITEKVEGVTRDSIKGLVMYDETAFTLYDTCGIFETTNDLILSAMKNKAFETFQQADLILFVVDGRNGITSDDEYIAAQLRKLGKKIILVINKAENISAVEKNISDILRLGFDDYVLVSAQHGNNIDELLEKILKILKAEGVTFEKFSEDSPPAIALVGKPNVGKSSLFNALIGQERSTVTPIPGTTRDSIDETILISGKKFTFVDTAGMRRKSRIQRKTVEYFSVSRTIDAIESADIVLLIMDATEGITQQDKKIADLILSNGKAMVCVMNKFDLSNISKKDHEAMYLNEMPFASFCRLIFTSATKKTGLKQLTDAILEAYESYSRKIQQEQLSRLVSQLSLLSPNLSRGDLKIYSIRQIKTKPPKFLVQVNKKELTNEGIEKTLQRLLRERVDPFTGTPLIINFKGREKR; encoded by the coding sequence ATGGCTGTTGTCGTTATCGCAGGCAGAACAAATGTTGGAAAATCTACTCTCTTCAACAGATTAATTGGTAAACGTAAAGCGATAACAGAAAAAGTCGAAGGTGTTACGCGCGATTCTATAAAAGGTCTCGTCATGTATGACGAGACCGCTTTTACTTTGTACGACACGTGTGGCATCTTTGAGACAACTAATGATCTGATCCTATCCGCTATGAAGAATAAAGCCTTTGAGACTTTTCAACAGGCAGATCTAATACTCTTTGTCGTGGATGGCAGAAATGGTATCACCTCTGATGACGAATACATAGCAGCTCAACTCAGAAAACTCGGTAAAAAAATCATTTTGGTAATAAACAAAGCAGAAAACATCTCTGCGGTTGAGAAGAATATCTCTGATATTCTCAGATTGGGTTTTGATGACTATGTACTTGTCTCGGCGCAACACGGGAACAACATAGACGAATTACTCGAAAAAATTCTGAAAATTCTCAAAGCTGAAGGCGTTACTTTTGAAAAATTCTCGGAAGATTCTCCACCTGCCATTGCCTTAGTTGGTAAGCCAAATGTTGGGAAGTCTTCGTTATTCAACGCATTGATAGGTCAAGAGCGTTCAACAGTCACTCCTATACCAGGTACAACCAGAGATTCTATTGACGAAACTATCCTTATTTCAGGTAAGAAATTCACCTTTGTGGATACCGCGGGTATGAGACGCAAAAGTAGAATACAGAGAAAAACCGTTGAATACTTCAGTGTTAGTAGGACAATCGACGCAATAGAGTCGGCTGATATAGTTTTGCTAATCATGGATGCAACAGAAGGCATTACACAACAAGACAAAAAGATCGCAGATTTAATCTTGAGCAACGGCAAAGCCATGGTTTGTGTGATGAACAAGTTCGATCTGAGTAATATCTCTAAAAAAGATCACGAAGCAATGTATCTGAATGAGATGCCGTTTGCGAGTTTTTGCCGTCTTATCTTTACCAGCGCGACAAAGAAAACCGGGCTGAAACAACTAACTGATGCGATTTTGGAGGCTTACGAATCTTATTCAAGAAAAATTCAGCAAGAACAACTGAGTAGACTCGTGTCGCAGCTTTCCTTACTCTCACCAAACCTTTCAAGGGGTGATCTTAAAATATATTCCATTAGACAAATTAAGACAAAGCCACCAAAGTTCCTCGTCCAAGTCAACAAAAAAGAACTCACGAATGAAGGTATTGAAAAAACTCTACAAAGATTACTCAGGGAAAGAGTAGATCCTTTCACAGGTACACCTTTGATCATAAACTTCAAAGGTAGGGAGAAAAGATGA
- a CDS encoding sigma-70 family RNA polymerase sigma factor: MNIKYRLRTKKVEELVNLAQAGLKEALDLLVEKYYPMVMKISSKYYAPWADFQDLVQNGLVGLIKAVYYYQPDKSGFSSFAWRSIESELKSFLTFLNRKKNRMLTDAVSVDLLTSEDSEETGYSFQDISFSTARQAIASIIMEKIYELLSDLEVQIIQMWIDGVSYEQIEQELGVNFKKVDNTVQKLKRLLKEKINPVLLRMFFDEL; the protein is encoded by the coding sequence TTGAACATAAAGTATCGTTTAAGAACTAAGAAGGTTGAGGAACTTGTCAACCTTGCACAAGCTGGTTTGAAAGAGGCTCTCGATCTTTTGGTTGAGAAATATTACCCAATGGTCATGAAAATATCATCAAAATACTATGCACCTTGGGCTGACTTTCAAGATCTTGTGCAGAATGGGTTAGTTGGTTTGATCAAAGCGGTTTATTATTACCAACCCGATAAAAGTGGTTTTTCCTCGTTCGCCTGGAGAAGTATTGAATCTGAATTGAAATCTTTTTTGACATTTTTGAACAGGAAGAAAAACAGGATGCTCACAGATGCGGTCAGTGTAGATCTTTTGACCAGTGAAGATTCCGAAGAAACGGGATATTCATTTCAAGACATTTCATTTTCTACAGCGCGTCAAGCTATTGCCAGTATAATCATGGAAAAGATTTACGAGCTTTTATCTGATTTAGAAGTTCAAATAATCCAAATGTGGATAGATGGAGTGAGTTATGAACAAATAGAGCAAGAGTTAGGCGTGAATTTCAAGAAAGTCGATAACACTGTACAAAAACTCAAAAGATTGTTGAAGGAGAAAATAAATCCAGTACTTTTGAGAATGTTCTTCGATGAACTCTAA
- a CDS encoding tetratricopeptide repeat protein translates to MNFEELFREAYKAAEKGEFEKAEDFYKQCLSLRQTPEIWNNLGNVYRRMEKVARAIECYQKAIELDRDYVPAYVNLASTLFNLERYDNTKLLLLRAIQLGMKDQRIVAMLIACHLALEEFIQAVDLYISNMHDEILLEELNEYGVLEQLEDLRKSWRKS, encoded by the coding sequence ATGAACTTTGAGGAGTTATTCAGAGAAGCATACAAGGCAGCTGAAAAAGGTGAATTTGAAAAGGCTGAAGATTTTTATAAACAGTGTCTAAGCCTGCGACAAACTCCAGAGATTTGGAACAACCTTGGTAATGTCTACAGAAGAATGGAAAAGGTTGCAAGGGCAATTGAATGCTATCAAAAAGCAATTGAGCTTGATAGAGATTATGTACCAGCCTATGTAAATCTGGCATCTACGCTTTTCAACCTTGAAAGGTACGACAACACCAAACTTTTACTCTTGAGAGCCATCCAACTTGGTATGAAAGATCAAAGAATTGTAGCTATGCTCATAGCCTGCCATCTTGCCTTAGAAGAATTCATTCAAGCGGTGGATCTGTACATTTCAAATATGCATGATGAGATACTTCTTGAAGAATTGAATGAATATGGTGTTCTTGAACAGCTCGAAGATCTCAGAAAAAGTTGGAGAAAGTCTTAG
- a CDS encoding S1 RNA-binding domain-containing protein, whose amino-acid sequence MSEKNEKMENFQEYLDFVENTPGQVVEATVTRINPAEGISVDFGGKGEGMIPQTELVNPATNYTVGQKIKAQILKINDEEGYAVLSEKRPYAREMRNQLKKAYESKTPIKGRITQAVPGGYQVTIYGVFDAFLPGSQSMLRREQPIPDKEMDFLVTEYSVDRKRQRIVVSRRALIDQMKEEFFKAHKVGDQIEGAVEQITDTHAIINFGVVKAFLPKSEISHDPSLSVKDVIKKGEKVKVKIIEMDQAKSSITVSLKALEPDPWSRVMEKYPVGTTVQGTVKSILPFGIFVNLEPGLDGLIHISEIFWGSKKTDLHKYFKVGQVVQAEVVELDCEKRRISLSYKRAKGDPWENIAQKYPEGSVVDGVVQRILSTGIIVEIEDGVSGFVPKSELSWNRIKDPSELFKEKQKVQVKVLSVDQQQRRMRLSVKQLVQDPWEEVLTKLTENTVVKATVKSKVNSGFIVFLKDFFVEGLMPSGHAHEDIKEGDELEVLVLRLIPERRKVLVSQKKLEEKRAYEEYKSKIDEKHNQRTLGDRMKG is encoded by the coding sequence ATGAGTGAGAAAAACGAAAAGATGGAGAACTTCCAAGAGTATCTGGATTTTGTCGAGAACACACCGGGTCAAGTTGTGGAAGCAACTGTAACGAGAATAAATCCTGCCGAAGGTATTTCCGTTGACTTTGGTGGCAAAGGCGAGGGGATGATACCTCAGACCGAGTTAGTAAACCCAGCAACCAACTATACCGTAGGTCAGAAGATCAAAGCACAGATCCTGAAGATCAACGATGAGGAAGGATACGCAGTACTTTCAGAAAAAAGACCGTACGCAAGAGAGATGAGAAATCAATTGAAAAAAGCCTATGAATCAAAGACGCCAATCAAAGGGAGAATAACTCAAGCGGTACCTGGAGGATATCAAGTCACGATCTATGGGGTCTTTGATGCCTTCCTACCAGGTTCTCAATCGATGTTGAGAAGAGAGCAACCAATTCCAGATAAGGAAATGGATTTTCTGGTTACAGAGTATTCTGTAGATCGCAAGCGGCAGAGAATCGTTGTTTCAAGAAGAGCTTTGATAGATCAAATGAAAGAGGAGTTCTTTAAAGCGCACAAAGTAGGAGATCAAATCGAGGGTGCTGTTGAACAAATCACAGATACACACGCAATAATCAACTTTGGTGTAGTCAAAGCCTTTCTGCCAAAATCAGAAATCTCTCATGATCCTTCGCTTTCTGTAAAGGATGTGATCAAAAAGGGAGAGAAGGTAAAAGTCAAGATAATTGAAATGGATCAGGCAAAATCTTCAATCACCGTCAGTTTAAAGGCATTAGAACCAGATCCTTGGTCAAGGGTAATGGAAAAGTATCCAGTTGGAACAACAGTCCAAGGTACTGTAAAGAGTATTTTGCCTTTTGGAATATTTGTGAATCTCGAGCCAGGCCTTGACGGTCTGATACATATCTCGGAGATTTTCTGGGGAAGCAAGAAAACCGATCTGCACAAGTATTTCAAAGTTGGACAGGTCGTTCAAGCAGAAGTAGTTGAATTAGATTGTGAAAAACGCAGAATATCACTGAGCTACAAAAGAGCAAAAGGAGATCCTTGGGAAAACATAGCCCAGAAATATCCCGAAGGCAGTGTTGTAGATGGAGTTGTACAGAGAATCCTGTCGACGGGAATCATAGTTGAGATAGAAGACGGTGTAAGTGGTTTTGTACCAAAATCAGAACTTTCTTGGAACAGGATAAAAGATCCTTCTGAGCTCTTCAAAGAAAAACAAAAGGTTCAGGTCAAGGTTCTTTCGGTTGACCAACAACAGAGACGAATGAGATTGAGCGTGAAACAATTAGTACAAGACCCGTGGGAAGAAGTCTTGACCAAGTTAACTGAGAATACTGTTGTAAAAGCGACAGTGAAGTCAAAGGTGAATTCTGGATTCATAGTGTTCTTGAAAGACTTCTTTGTTGAGGGACTCATGCCATCTGGTCATGCTCATGAGGATATCAAAGAAGGAGATGAACTGGAAGTTCTCGTTTTGAGATTGATCCCTGAAAGAAGAAAAGTGTTGGTCAGTCAGAAGAAGCTCGAGGAAAAAAGAGCATACGAAGAATACAAAAGCAAGATAGATGAAAAACACAACCAAAGAACTCTTGGTGATAGGATGAAAGGCTGA
- the cmk gene encoding (d)CMP kinase — protein MRHFLIAIDGPAGSGKSTVAKLVAERLGMNYLDTGAMYRAVALYLHSKNLSPSDDLSNELDHIDLCYKDGELYINGARVSEQIRSAQAGKLASDFAVNPAVRSRLTQLQRDICKDGKFVVEGRDIGTVVLPNAQVKIFLTASFDERVRRRLKELQEKGIHLTFEEIANQIRLRDEQDSKRSLAPMKPAEDALVIDTTGKNIDQVVEEICQIALRRMDCENNRC, from the coding sequence TTGAGACATTTTCTTATAGCAATAGATGGACCTGCTGGTTCTGGAAAATCCACTGTTGCGAAACTTGTGGCAGAAAGACTTGGAATGAATTATCTTGATACAGGGGCTATGTACAGAGCGGTTGCTTTGTATTTGCATTCAAAAAATCTATCGCCTTCAGATGATTTATCTAATGAGCTCGACCACATAGATCTATGTTATAAAGATGGTGAACTGTACATAAATGGTGCAAGGGTTTCTGAGCAAATACGATCTGCTCAAGCTGGAAAGCTCGCGTCGGACTTTGCCGTTAATCCAGCTGTGCGATCGAGATTAACTCAACTTCAAAGAGATATATGTAAAGATGGCAAGTTCGTGGTTGAAGGAAGAGATATAGGAACGGTTGTTTTGCCTAATGCGCAGGTTAAAATTTTTTTAACAGCTTCATTCGATGAAAGGGTGAGAAGAAGGCTCAAAGAATTACAAGAAAAGGGGATTCATCTCACATTTGAGGAAATTGCAAATCAGATAAGACTCAGAGATGAACAGGACTCAAAAAGATCACTTGCTCCAATGAAGCCTGCTGAGGATGCTTTAGTTATCGACACAACAGGCAAGAATATCGATCAAGTTGTAGAAGAAATTTGTCAGATCGCACTCAGGAGGATGGACTGTGAAAATAATCGTTGCTGA
- the prmC gene encoding peptide chain release factor N(5)-glutamine methyltransferase, whose amino-acid sequence MKNILSSASESPGTEALLILSTITGMTKERILLSFENKIDDELSKQTLESATLRSNGFPLQYITKKCYFYGLEFYIEEGVFIPRIETETLVDLALELIDRENLRTVVDIGTGSGAIAIAIALNSDCEVYATDINEKAISIAQKNAQKQGARINFLRGAFLEPVKPFIHKIDLIISNPPYIPTTATLPKDVLAEPHDALFAGEDGLDFYKQFFKEIEFIKGKHVMMEFSLEQRDQLKELCYFGNISFFHDQFGKIRFFHIKI is encoded by the coding sequence TTGAAGAATATACTCAGTAGTGCCTCTGAATCACCAGGGACAGAGGCACTTTTGATTTTGTCAACCATCACTGGCATGACAAAAGAAAGGATACTGCTTTCATTTGAAAATAAGATCGATGATGAACTTTCAAAGCAAACACTTGAATCTGCAACACTTAGATCAAATGGTTTTCCTTTGCAGTACATAACAAAAAAATGCTATTTCTATGGGTTGGAATTTTATATAGAAGAAGGTGTCTTCATACCGAGGATCGAAACGGAAACTTTAGTTGATCTTGCTTTAGAGTTAATCGATCGCGAGAACCTAAGGACTGTTGTTGATATAGGGACAGGTTCGGGAGCAATAGCCATCGCCATCGCGTTGAACAGTGATTGTGAAGTCTACGCGACTGATATTAATGAAAAAGCCATTTCAATAGCTCAGAAAAATGCTCAAAAACAGGGGGCAAGAATAAACTTTCTCAGAGGTGCATTTTTGGAACCCGTCAAGCCATTTATTCATAAAATCGATTTGATCATTTCAAATCCTCCATATATCCCTACAACTGCAACTCTTCCAAAAGATGTTTTGGCGGAACCTCATGACGCGTTATTTGCAGGAGAAGACGGTCTTGATTTCTACAAACAATTTTTCAAGGAAATAGAATTCATTAAAGGAAAACATGTTATGATGGAGTTTTCTTTAGAACAAAGGGATCAATTGAAAGAACTCTGTTATTTTGGAAATATTTCATTTTTTCATGATCAATTTGGAAAAATCAGGTTTTTTCATATAAAGATATAG
- a CDS encoding metal-sulfur cluster assembly factor: MITKDDVLKALGNVIDFELGLDVVSLGLVYDIDIDQQNNVTVTMTMTTPACPLAGMILQDAEDKIREIEGVKDVKINLTFDPPWTPDRMNEELRKRFGI; this comes from the coding sequence ATGATAACAAAAGATGATGTTTTGAAGGCTTTGGGGAATGTCATAGATTTTGAACTGGGATTGGACGTTGTGAGTTTAGGACTTGTCTACGATATAGATATCGATCAACAGAATAATGTGACCGTTACAATGACTATGACAACACCTGCTTGTCCACTTGCTGGGATGATTCTGCAAGATGCCGAAGACAAGATTCGCGAGATAGAAGGCGTCAAAGATGTCAAAATCAACTTGACCTTTGATCCACCATGGACACCTGACAGAATGAATGAGGAGTTGCGAAAAAGATTTGGGATATGA
- the ispH gene encoding 4-hydroxy-3-methylbut-2-enyl diphosphate reductase — MKIIVADDTGFCFGVQRALQMIDSKVANHEKIYTLGDVVHNKSVIRSLEQKGIKILQEDIPQDAADSVLVIRAHGIPRKQLQEMKRIFKDVVDTTCPIVMKLFMTAEQMHKQGYKIIVFGKKNHPEMIALMGYVQDVIVTTEPIPLHIKSCVLSQTTMSTYEFYKFLEKSIDISNFKELRVINTICDVTAKRESQTQEVARKSDLVIVLGGKNSSNTSKLAKIASQITKTVHIEEPSEVDEIDLSAIKTIGIVTGTSTPQEDVKTLTEKILNRREKE; from the coding sequence GTGAAAATAATCGTTGCTGATGATACAGGATTCTGTTTTGGTGTTCAGCGAGCTTTACAAATGATTGATTCAAAAGTTGCGAACCATGAAAAGATCTACACGCTTGGCGATGTCGTCCACAATAAATCCGTCATCAGATCGCTTGAGCAAAAAGGTATCAAGATATTACAAGAAGATATTCCACAAGATGCAGCGGATTCTGTTTTGGTAATACGTGCACATGGTATACCGAGAAAACAGCTTCAAGAAATGAAAAGGATCTTCAAGGATGTCGTGGACACAACCTGTCCTATCGTCATGAAATTATTTATGACAGCAGAACAAATGCATAAACAGGGATATAAAATCATAGTGTTTGGGAAAAAGAATCACCCAGAGATGATCGCATTAATGGGTTATGTCCAAGATGTTATAGTAACGACAGAACCAATCCCCTTACATATTAAAAGTTGTGTTCTATCTCAAACAACGATGTCGACGTATGAATTCTATAAATTCTTAGAAAAGTCAATCGATATTTCGAATTTTAAAGAACTCAGAGTGATAAACACTATATGTGACGTGACTGCAAAAAGAGAATCTCAAACGCAAGAAGTGGCACGAAAGAGTGACCTTGTAATTGTTCTTGGTGGTAAAAACAGTTCAAACACTTCAAAACTTGCTAAGATAGCTTCACAGATAACGAAAACTGTACATATAGAAGAACCATCTGAAGTTGATGAAATCGATTTAAGTGCTATAAAAACAATAGGTATAGTTACTGGCACTTCGACACCACAAGAAGATGTGAAAACACTCACCGAAAAAATTCTCAATAGGAGGGAAAAGGAATGA
- a CDS encoding STAS domain-containing protein, whose amino-acid sequence MNDVTVKFEQAKSKLICKIEGDFDAYHSAEIKKTIKEQLEKSKDTKIVLDMSNVPYIDSAGLGTMVSLLKDARNLQKELVLASLRQNVKRIFEMTRLDKVFKIVDIPEEA is encoded by the coding sequence ATGAATGATGTAACTGTGAAATTTGAACAGGCAAAATCTAAGTTGATCTGCAAAATCGAAGGAGATTTTGATGCGTATCACTCGGCAGAAATTAAAAAAACTATCAAAGAACAACTTGAGAAATCAAAAGATACAAAAATAGTTTTAGATATGTCAAACGTTCCATACATTGACAGTGCTGGGCTTGGCACGATGGTGTCGCTTTTAAAAGATGCGAGAAACCTCCAAAAAGAGCTTGTGTTAGCTTCTCTAAGGCAAAATGTGAAGCGAATCTTTGAAATGACCAGACTGGACAAAGTTTTCAAAATTGTCGATATTCCGGAGGAAGCGTGA
- a CDS encoding ABC transporter ATP-binding protein: MKRLLGYAKPYFWFFVLAILIVLVSAVVDLLPPQIVRRAIDGYMNNTTLSIEQRINGVSVMAFVLLGVVGLQFLLGYLSTYITSFLGNKIVYDVRSELYRKVLDLPMSFFDKNPSGRINTRIVNDTQNIQEFFSSVITSMVKDIFLLAGVIYFMLKISTRLFANVSFVFPIIVVAMVLFRYFDLKVYKEVRTNLARVNAYLAEHISGINVIKLFLAEGYKAKEFDSVNKDLYKSLVNQLYVFGIFRPFIDLIHYFALSAIIWFGSKYIIGGSIHFGELYAFVAYVDTFMRPLGDISEKYDIIQNTAASCEKIFTLMDEKPEVLGNPKDDSKITTGELVFKDVWFSYDSERWILKNINISFKPGELTAIVGETGAGKTSLMNLINGMYVPQKGEILIDGKNMFGYDLRKIRKQIATVPQDVILFSGTIFDNIRLFHEQYTEQQVIAALEKVYAYDVIEKLSNGIYTKIIERGSTLSAGERQLIALARAVLFDAKILILDEATSNIDVDTESRIETAVRELSKDKTVIMIAHRLSTVKGADRIVVVHDGKVAEEGRHADLLSKKGVYYKLYQIQFAS; encoded by the coding sequence TTGAAAAGACTCTTGGGTTATGCAAAGCCTTATTTTTGGTTTTTCGTGCTTGCAATACTCATAGTTCTTGTATCTGCAGTTGTTGATCTTTTGCCACCACAAATTGTAAGAAGAGCAATTGATGGATATATGAATAACACGACATTGAGTATTGAACAACGCATTAATGGTGTATCAGTGATGGCGTTTGTATTGCTGGGTGTGGTAGGTCTCCAATTTTTGTTGGGATATTTGAGTACTTATATAACATCTTTTCTTGGAAACAAGATAGTCTATGACGTGAGGAGCGAGCTTTATAGGAAAGTGTTAGATCTACCAATGTCATTTTTCGATAAGAACCCCTCCGGAAGAATAAATACAAGAATAGTCAACGACACACAGAACATTCAGGAATTTTTCTCGAGCGTTATAACTTCCATGGTAAAAGATATCTTCTTGCTGGCAGGAGTAATTTATTTCATGTTGAAAATAAGTACAAGACTTTTTGCAAATGTGAGCTTTGTATTCCCCATAATCGTTGTTGCAATGGTTTTATTCAGATATTTCGATTTAAAAGTCTATAAAGAAGTCAGAACAAATCTCGCTCGTGTTAATGCATACCTTGCAGAGCACATAAGTGGAATAAATGTGATCAAACTATTTTTAGCTGAAGGTTATAAAGCAAAGGAATTTGACTCGGTGAACAAAGATTTGTATAAATCCCTGGTGAACCAACTCTACGTCTTTGGCATCTTCAGACCTTTTATAGACTTGATCCATTACTTTGCCCTGAGTGCGATAATTTGGTTTGGTTCGAAATACATAATAGGTGGATCAATTCACTTTGGTGAACTTTATGCCTTTGTTGCTTATGTAGATACATTCATGAGACCTCTCGGTGATATATCAGAAAAATACGATATCATTCAAAACACAGCGGCTTCTTGTGAGAAGATCTTTACATTGATGGATGAGAAACCAGAAGTATTGGGTAATCCAAAAGATGACAGCAAGATAACCACAGGAGAGCTCGTCTTTAAAGATGTCTGGTTCAGTTACGATTCAGAAAGGTGGATTCTCAAAAACATAAACATTTCTTTCAAGCCAGGGGAATTGACGGCCATTGTCGGAGAAACTGGAGCGGGTAAGACTTCGTTGATGAATCTGATCAATGGAATGTATGTTCCTCAAAAGGGAGAGATCTTAATAGATGGAAAGAATATGTTCGGTTATGATTTAAGAAAGATAAGAAAACAAATCGCAACCGTTCCACAAGATGTGATACTCTTCTCCGGGACGATTTTTGATAATATCAGGCTGTTTCATGAGCAATACACTGAGCAACAAGTTATTGCGGCACTTGAAAAGGTATACGCATACGATGTCATAGAAAAGCTCAGCAACGGGATATATACAAAGATAATTGAGCGTGGATCGACACTCTCCGCTGGGGAAAGGCAGCTCATAGCTTTAGCTCGAGCGGTTCTGTTTGATGCGAAGATACTGATCTTGGATGAAGCAACCAGTAATATAGACGTTGATACAGAATCCAGAATCGAGACAGCCGTCAGAGAATTATCCAAAGACAAGACTGTTATCATGATTGCGCATAGACTCTCGACTGTAAAAGGTGCAGACAGAATAGTAGTTGTTCATGATGGCAAGGTTGCAGAAGAAGGTCGACACGCAGATTTGCTCTCTAAAAAGGGCGTCTATTACAAACTCTATCAGATACAGTTTGCTTCCTGA
- the plsY gene encoding glycerol-3-phosphate 1-O-acyltransferase PlsY — protein sequence MNYLLVGLICYLCGSIPFSYLLPRLKKVDVRNVGSGNVGGTNALRAAGPIIGVASMILDGVKSFVPILITSKIFNQNPYYVGVAAICAVLGHDFPIFLKFKGGKGVASTTGAFFALVPVSGFVFLASWLSIILWTKYVSLGSIIGMYIASLVTYFFNKDFAVLFLLLATLSTLRHADNIERLMKHSERKTDLIEIFRKRR from the coding sequence ATGAATTATCTTCTTGTTGGATTGATCTGTTATCTCTGTGGATCGATACCATTCAGTTATTTGCTCCCAAGGCTGAAAAAGGTGGATGTCAGGAATGTAGGAAGTGGCAATGTTGGAGGTACAAATGCTTTAAGGGCAGCAGGTCCCATAATTGGTGTGGCTTCGATGATTCTTGACGGTGTCAAATCTTTCGTCCCAATACTTATAACTTCAAAGATTTTCAATCAAAATCCATATTATGTTGGTGTTGCAGCAATATGCGCAGTGTTAGGACATGATTTTCCGATCTTCTTGAAATTCAAAGGTGGAAAGGGTGTTGCGAGTACAACTGGTGCCTTCTTCGCATTGGTTCCAGTTTCTGGTTTTGTGTTTCTTGCAAGTTGGTTGTCGATCATCCTTTGGACAAAATATGTCTCACTTGGGTCGATAATTGGTATGTATATCGCATCTCTGGTGACATACTTTTTTAACAAAGATTTTGCCGTGCTCTTCTTGCTACTTGCAACATTATCTACACTGAGACATGCCGATAATATAGAGAGGCTGATGAAACATTCTGAAAGAAAGACTGATTTGATTGAAATATTTAGAAAGAGGCGTTGA
- a CDS encoding HAD-IIA family hydrolase — protein sequence MINLVLERIQLFLLDMDGTFYLGDDLLPGALDFVETIREQGKRFLFLTNNSSKDSRQYVAKLRRLGVHVDIEDVFTSGEATAIFTKYRYGNARVFVIGTQSLVKTFEEYGHIVTNVDPQVVILGYDTEINYEKLSLGCLFIRKGLDYIATHPDINCPSSQGPLPDAGSFIALIEKSTGRKPDFIIGKPNPLMLQMIVEKTGVKPEQIAMVGDRLYTDMEFAKRSGILSILVLSGESSLDDLAKVEQKPDLVLQNIGELASILKRKV from the coding sequence GTGATCAATTTGGTTCTTGAAAGAATCCAGCTCTTTTTATTGGATATGGATGGTACCTTTTATTTGGGTGATGATCTTCTTCCTGGTGCGCTGGATTTTGTAGAGACGATAAGAGAACAAGGAAAGAGATTCCTTTTTTTGACAAACAATTCTTCCAAAGACAGCAGACAATATGTTGCTAAATTGAGAAGACTTGGCGTTCACGTTGATATAGAAGATGTTTTCACATCTGGTGAGGCTACTGCCATTTTCACGAAGTACAGATATGGGAATGCGAGGGTCTTTGTTATAGGTACACAGTCGCTTGTTAAGACCTTCGAAGAATATGGTCATATTGTCACTAATGTAGATCCGCAGGTCGTAATCCTTGGTTATGATACAGAAATTAATTATGAAAAACTATCCTTAGGATGTCTTTTCATAAGAAAAGGATTAGACTACATAGCTACACACCCAGATATAAACTGCCCATCGTCTCAAGGTCCGTTGCCTGATGCTGGTTCATTCATTGCGTTGATAGAAAAGTCCACAGGTAGAAAACCAGATTTCATCATTGGTAAACCAAATCCTTTGATGCTGCAAATGATCGTGGAGAAGACTGGCGTTAAGCCAGAACAAATAGCAATGGTTGGCGATAGGCTCTACACCGATATGGAATTTGCTAAAAGATCTGGTATTCTTTCAATACTCGTTCTTTCTGGTGAGAGTAGCTTAGACGATTTGGCAAAGGTTGAACAAAAGCCAGATTTGGTTTTACAGAACATAGGAGAACTTGCTTCAATACTCAAAAGGAAGGTTTGA